From one Lysobacterales bacterium genomic stretch:
- a CDS encoding PepSY domain-containing protein yields MKSAFWARKAHKWIGLIIGVQALLWMISGVYMTVISLDIIHGDHLAHAHQQPLVAPTHLSGQELQRRYPGMTQVKLKRLLERDVYEIHARDQIYLLDAMTGEVLSPGDEQMAIALAKAMYQGQAPVARVEWVTQAPQEVATRPVPMWAVHYADAGETTLYFSPYSGELLARRHSLWRWFDFLWMFHIMDYEARSDVNNTLLRVASAVGLLFVLSGAWLLFYSFRRRNAA; encoded by the coding sequence ATGAAATCGGCTTTCTGGGCGCGTAAGGCCCACAAATGGATTGGCCTGATCATCGGCGTGCAAGCGCTGCTGTGGATGATCAGCGGCGTGTACATGACGGTCATTTCCCTGGACATCATCCATGGCGATCACCTGGCCCATGCCCATCAGCAACCGCTGGTGGCACCCACACACTTGTCGGGTCAGGAACTGCAGCGCCGCTACCCGGGGATGACGCAGGTCAAGCTCAAGCGCCTGCTTGAGCGGGATGTCTATGAGATCCACGCCCGCGACCAAATCTATTTGCTCGATGCCATGACCGGAGAGGTTCTCTCGCCGGGTGATGAGCAGATGGCGATCGCCTTGGCCAAGGCGATGTACCAAGGTCAGGCGCCTGTCGCCCGGGTCGAATGGGTGACCCAAGCACCACAAGAGGTTGCTACGCGGCCGGTGCCGATGTGGGCTGTGCACTACGCCGACGCAGGTGAAACTACCTTGTATTTCTCACCCTACAGCGGCGAGTTGCTGGCGCGCCGGCACAGCCTGTGGCGCTGGTTCGATTTCCTTTGGATGTTCCACATCATGGATTACGAGGCGCGCTCGGACGTCAACAACACCCTGTTGCGCGTGGCATCGGCGGTTGGACTGCTGTTCGTGCTCAGCGGCGCCTGGTTGCTGTTCTACAGCTTCCGCAGGAGGAACGCGGCATGA
- a CDS encoding heavy-metal-associated domain-containing protein has protein sequence MNTIVLEIRGMNCSSCVRKVTDAIKALPGVSTVEINLGARRMRVRGDFTQGGAPLLSALKQAGYPAHEVRAGKSLLAGDGHGRCCSG, from the coding sequence ATGAACACCATCGTTCTTGAGATCCGAGGCATGAACTGCAGTTCATGCGTCCGGAAAGTGACCGATGCCATCAAGGCCCTGCCTGGCGTCAGTACCGTGGAGATCAATCTTGGTGCGCGTCGTATGCGTGTCCGCGGTGACTTCACACAAGGCGGTGCCCCCCTGTTGTCGGCGCTGAAGCAAGCCGGTTATCCCGCGCACGAAGTTCGCGCCGGAAAGTCGCTGCTTGCTGGCGATGGCCACGGACGATGCTGTAGTGGATAG
- the copC gene encoding copper homeostasis periplasmic binding protein CopC, with amino-acid sequence MKRTSAIRSFSLGIVLAAGLLSASFAYAHATLVQSAPAANAVVTSPQQIDLIFNETLLPRASRLELAMVHGNSTMPIEHLEIEVVNDGKTLRAKLHHPLEAGIYRVQYRAVGPDNHPMTGDFSFTVR; translated from the coding sequence ATGAAACGCACCAGCGCCATTCGCTCTTTCTCTCTCGGCATTGTCCTAGCGGCCGGCCTCCTGTCGGCCTCGTTCGCCTACGCGCACGCCACACTGGTCCAGTCCGCGCCGGCGGCCAATGCAGTTGTGACATCACCGCAGCAGATCGACCTCATTTTCAATGAGACGCTGTTGCCGCGCGCTTCGCGCCTGGAGCTGGCAATGGTCCACGGCAATTCGACCATGCCGATCGAGCATCTGGAGATCGAGGTCGTCAACGACGGCAAGACCCTACGCGCCAAGCTGCATCATCCGCTGGAAGCCGGCATTTATCGCGTGCAGTACCGCGCCGTCGGGCCTGACAACCACCCGATGACGGGGGATTTCAGCTTTACCGTCCGCTGA
- the copD gene encoding copper homeostasis membrane protein CopD, producing MSSVPAYALRFVQYLDLMLLFGLPLFAWYSLRRSVPGGDPWLPLSRSALSLALLVSAVLGVTLTGIDVVFKTTEIMGMSIIELDRTSLGWYLFETAAGRAALARTILLVVLIAFLGWQSRRQERSFFSPLVTVLSGGALLTLAWNGHAAAGEGASGTLRLTAGIGHLLAAGGWIGAIAAFLIIISRRTTSAESVPLQLLHNALQAFSGPGTFFVGVLVVTGLLHYGDLTGWSTAPLFHSVHGKLLLIKLALFAAMLGLAALHRWRLVPGLEGEILAGDGSHSLQTLRLTVTIEASLAALIIATVSILGTLSPHG from the coding sequence TTGTCGAGCGTACCCGCCTATGCACTGCGGTTCGTCCAGTACCTGGACCTGATGCTGCTTTTCGGTCTTCCACTGTTCGCCTGGTATAGCCTGCGCCGATCAGTGCCTGGCGGAGACCCGTGGTTGCCCCTGTCCAGGTCGGCGCTTTCCTTGGCGCTTCTGGTCAGCGCCGTGTTGGGTGTGACGCTGACCGGTATAGACGTTGTCTTCAAGACGACGGAGATCATGGGGATGTCGATCATCGAGCTCGACCGCACATCGCTCGGCTGGTACCTGTTCGAGACCGCCGCTGGTCGAGCCGCATTGGCACGGACCATACTACTTGTCGTGCTGATCGCCTTTCTCGGCTGGCAGTCACGTCGTCAAGAGCGCTCCTTCTTCTCGCCATTGGTCACCGTGCTTTCCGGCGGCGCCTTGCTCACCCTGGCGTGGAACGGTCACGCCGCCGCAGGAGAAGGTGCATCTGGCACGCTGCGACTGACCGCGGGCATCGGCCACCTGCTTGCGGCAGGCGGCTGGATTGGCGCCATTGCGGCCTTTCTGATAATCATCTCTCGTCGCACCACATCCGCCGAGAGCGTCCCTCTGCAACTGCTCCACAATGCGCTGCAGGCCTTCTCAGGCCCCGGCACCTTCTTCGTCGGCGTACTTGTGGTCACTGGCCTCCTGCACTACGGCGACCTCACGGGCTGGTCCACGGCGCCTCTGTTCCACAGTGTTCACGGCAAGCTGTTGCTGATCAAGCTCGCGTTGTTCGCTGCGATGTTGGGACTGGCTGCGCTTCATCGCTGGCGTCTCGTGCCCGGATTGGAGGGTGAAATCCTCGCCGGCGATGGTTCACACTCATTGCAGACACTCCGCCTCACCGTAACCATCGAGGCATCGCTCGCTGCGTTGATCATTGCTACCGTGTCAATTCTCGGCACCCTTAGTCCACATGGTTGA
- a CDS encoding DUF411 domain-containing protein gives MKTLSTKRPVFTTLLILLSMAFAGNATASGFVAEVWKDPNCGCCKLWMERLKEAGINVRAFETGNTGVRARLGIPAGLGSCHTARIDGYAIEGHVPVADIQRLLREKPKGVGLAVPGMPLGSPGMDGPAYGNRKTAYDVLLVQADGSTSRYQSYQGSL, from the coding sequence ATGAAAACACTGAGCACTAAACGTCCCGTCTTTACGACTTTGTTGATCCTTTTGTCGATGGCTTTCGCCGGGAACGCAACAGCTTCCGGGTTCGTCGCAGAAGTCTGGAAAGATCCAAACTGCGGATGCTGCAAGCTGTGGATGGAACGCCTGAAGGAAGCGGGCATCAACGTGCGCGCCTTTGAGACGGGAAACACCGGCGTACGCGCGCGTCTCGGCATCCCGGCAGGGCTCGGCTCCTGCCATACGGCCAGAATCGATGGCTATGCGATCGAGGGCCATGTGCCGGTCGCCGACATCCAGCGCCTCCTCAGGGAGAAGCCGAAGGGGGTCGGCCTAGCCGTGCCCGGCATGCCCCTGGGGTCGCCGGGTATGGACGGACCGGCCTACGGTAATCGCAAGACGGCTTACGACGTGCTGCTGGTGCAAGCCGATGGAAGCACTAGCCGATACCAGTCGTACCAGGGATCGCTGTAA